The genomic segment GTCGCGCGTGTCGTTGCCCGAGTCGTCGGCGTCGTCCGTCTCCGCCGACGCCATGCCGACGAACGGCGTCGCCGCACCGAGTGCCGCGAATCGGCGGAGCGTCGCGCGTTTCTCTTCGTCTACGCCTCGATTGGTCATCTGTTCGTACCCTCAGATGGTAGGTTCTCCGACAAAAGCGCTTCGCTCCCGCGGGTCGTGCGCACGTATCACGTTTCGAGAACGTTATTCGACGGTAGCGTCTTCATACTGGCCCGAAAACGGTCGGCGAACGATTCAGTCGGCTCCGAGGGGACTAGACTTCTTTCTCCGTCTCGCGCTCCTCGGTGCCGTCCGCGTCGCCCGTCCCGTCGGCGTTCGTCGTCCCACTCTCGCCGTCCGCCTCGGCGACGACGTCGTCGGGGTCCTTGATGTCGGACTTGTCCTGCGCGTCCGCCTCGGCGACGACTTCGTCCGCGCTCTTGATGTCGGGGTCGGCCCCCTCCTTGATGGCCTGTGCCTCCTGTTCGAGTTCCTCGACGTTCATCTCCGCGGCCTCGTCTATCTGGCCGAGAATCTCCTCGATGTCGTCGAGGCCGATGAGTTCGCGCGTCTCCGCGTCGAAGTCGAGGCTGTCGAGTCCCGCCGACTCCTGCACGTCCGAGTCGGTGAGTTGCCGGCCGTAGCGGCCGAGCAGACTGGTGAGTTCCTGCGGGAGGACGAACGTCGTGGACTCGCCCTGCCCGATGTGTTCGAGCGTCTCCATCCCCTTCTCGATGATGGCGCGTTCGCCCATCGACTCGGCGGACTTCGCGCGGAGGACCGTCGAGATGGCGTCACCCTGCGCTTCGAGAATCTGACTCTGCTTCTCACCCTGCGCGCGGATGATGTTCGACTGCTTTTCACCCTCGGCCTGTTCGACGGCGGAGCGCCGTTCACCCTGCGCTTCGAGGATCATCGCGCGGCGGCGACGTTCCGCGGAGGTCTGTTGCTCCATCGCCTGCTGGACGTCCTGCGAGGGGTTGACCTCGCGGACCTCGACGGACTCGACGCGGACGCCCCACTCGTCGGTGGGTTCGTCCAGTTCCTTGCGGATGCGCGCGTTGATCTCCTGCCGCTTGTTCAGCGTGTCGTCGAGTTCCATGTCGCCGAGGACGGCGCGGAGCGTGGTCTGTGCGAGGTTCGAGACGGCCCGCTTGTAGTCGTCGACTTCGAGGAACGCCTTCCGGGCGTCCATCACCTTGATGTAGACGACGGCGTCGGCGGTGACCGGCGAGTTGTCCCGCGTGATGGCTTCCTGTCGCGGCACGTCCAGCGTCTGCGTCCGCATGTCGAACGCGTACGTCCGCGCGACGAACGGCGGGATGAAGTTGATACCCGGTTCGAGCAGCTTTCTGTACTCACCGAAGACGGTGAGCGCTTTCTTCTCGTACGCGTCCACGATCTCGACCATCTGGTAAACGGTCACGACCGCGAGGAGGAGGACTAACAGCCCCACCACGTAGGCGCTAATAACTCCTACCTGCAGTGCTACGGGGTCCACTAGCATAGACGGAGCTTAGTGTGTCGGTCAAATAAGGGTTCGCACGTGACAACCGCGTCGGCCGTTCGCGTCGAGTACGCGTGGCGTTCGTGTCGCGCTCGCATCGCGTTCTCACCGTGCCTCGCGAGACGCGCGGACGCCGTCGCCGTCGGCTCTCAGGCCCGTTCGGTCTCCGTCTCGGTGTCGCGGTCCTCGTCCGCGGCGTCTCGCCTCTTTCGCCCCCGTTCCCGGGCGAGTTCCCTGTCGATGTCGTCCAGCGAACTCTCCAGCGATTCGACGGTGACGACGTTGCCGCCGCCGGGGTCGACGACCATCACCTCGCTCCCCTCCGGAATCTCGCCGTCCACCGACCGGGCCGCGTAGTAGGGGTTGAATCCGCCGCCCTCGTCGAGTTTCACCTCGCCTTGGGTCGGCGTGACGCGTTCGGTGACGCGGGCGGTCCGCCCCCGCAGCGACGAGGAGTCGCTCGTCTTCCCGGAGCCCTTGCCGCCGTACAGGTCGAGTTCGCGGTAGCCGTACAGGGCGAGGGCGCCGAACACGAGGACGAGGACGCCGAGGACGATGGGTCCGGCGGCCGGTCCAAGGAGGAGTCCGACGAGACCGGCGGCCAACAGGGCGACGCCGAGGACGACGAGGTGAGCGCCGGGGGCGAGGGCTTCCGCGAGCGAGATGCCGATGCCCGCGACGATGAGCAGGTACGGCAGCGTCTCGGGTGGCACGCCGAGTTGTAGGAACGCCGTGAGCGGCGACCGGGACATACCCGAACTTAGGAACGGCCGCGATTAAGCGTTGTCACGCGACGCCGGCCGTACGCGGCGTTCACGGCTCCATCGCTTCCGGGGCGATGCTGCGGTCCCGGACGAACCGGACCGTCGGTTCGTCGGCGACGACGACGAGCGTTCCGCTCGCCGCGTCCGCGGGGACGGAGAACGCGACCCAGACCGCTCTGGTGTCGTCCGGCGCGAACAGGCCGCCTTCGGCGAATCCGGTCGTCCCGTTCAACGGCTGGTAGCCGTACCGGTCGCCGGCGACGTCCAGCGCGAGCGACGACTCGTCCAGCGACATCGGCGAGTCGCCGGTGTTGGTCACGTTCATCCTGACGAGGACGAACGTCTCGTTCGCCGGCGCGTCGTACGTCGTCCCGTTCACCGTCAGCGTCTCCGTCGTCCGCGCGTTCCACCGCGCCTCCGCCGTCGCGTTCGCGCCGGCCGTCGAGAGCGCGGAGACGGCCATCGCCTCCCCGCCGGACCCGGACGTTCCGCCGACGACGGGGAGCCCGAGCGCCGGCCCGACGGCCGACCCGACGAGGAAGACCACGAGGACGAGGAGCGCGACGGGCAGGACCACGTCGGGCCGCGGGATGCTCGTCAGCGGTCCGGGGAGCGCCGGGCCGCCGTCGTCGTCACCGCCGTCTCCGTCGCCTCCATCGCCTCCCGTCGCCGACTGCGGCGTCCCGCCGGCGTCCCCGTCTGCGTCGGCGTCTCCGGTCGCGCCGTCGTCGCCGTCACCGAACGGCAGGCGGTCCAGCAGGGGTTGGAGGTCGACCGACGGGAGGTCGAACGGGAGTGCCTCGGGCACCGGAATCCCGTACGACCGGAGCGTGGCGAGCACGCCGGCCAGCGGACTCGACCCGCCGCCCGCGTACTCGCGGAGGACGTGTTCGAACCCGCCCTCTTCGACGGTGCCGGCCAGCGTCTCGCGGTCCAGCAGGTGGATGCCCTTCGACTCGGCTAGCTTCCGCGCCGGGTCGGCGTACGCGCCCTGCGTCGCCACGACGCCGACGTCGATGCCCTTCTTCCGGCAGAAGCCGACGAACTGCTTGACGTGCTTCTGCTTGACGTGCGACTCGAGCGTCGGGAAGACGTACAGGACGCCGCGCTTCCCGTCGCCGCGCTTCCCGACGATGAAGTACGACTCGTCGGGGCGCTGTTTCACCGACGTGTCCCACCCGCGTTCCTCCCAGAGGTCCGCGAGGAACGAGACGAACGCCTCGGGCTCCAGTTCCGGTAGTTTGTCCATCACGCGCCCTCCGTCTTCGGTTCGGTCTGGCTTGCTCTCATTCGTCGTCTCCCCCCTCTGCGCGTCGGACGAGGAGTCCGGCGGCCGCGAGAATGGCGACCACGGCCACGGCTGGCGACAACGGGACGCCCGTCCCCGACGCCGCGCCGGCGGGTTCCAGCGGAGCCTCCGACTGCACGGGGTACGGCGTCGCGGTGGGCGTCGGCGTCGCGGTGGGCGTCGGCGTCGCCGTCGTCGTCGTCGTGGCACTCGGCGTCTCCGTCGGCGGCGACCCGAACGAGACGCGCGCGGTGTCGTTGACGACCCACCCCGACTCCCGGTACGCGCTGTCGTTCTCGGAGTACGCCGCGTCGCCGTCGTCGGCCACGAGTTCCGCGCGGAGCGTCTGCTCGTCGTACAGCGGAAGCGACAGTTCCGCGGTCACGTTCCGGTGTCGCCCGGCGGCGAGGTAGCTCGACCGCCCGACGGCGTTCCCGTCGGCGTCGCGGACGCGGACGAACCCGCCGTCGGGGAGTTCGGCCTTCGCCACCCGAACCCGCGCCCCGTCCGGCGACTGGTTCTCGAACCGCACGTGCGGGTTCGGCGCGACGAGCGACACCTCCTGTGCGGTCTGCAGGAAGAACGGGTCGCTGTCGCGGACGCCCTCGGTCCAGAGCGTGGCGTTCACGCCGCGGGTCACGCCCTCTAAGTCGAACGTCGCCCGGTACTCGCGGTTCCCGTCCACCGTCGCGTCCTCGATGAGGAGGAAGGCGTCAGGCTTCGGCGACCGGAGGCGCACTTCGAGCGTCGTGTTCGGCGCGCGCGTCGTCGTCCCGCGCACGGCGAAGGTGTCGTTCTCCCACGGGTAGTGTACAGAGTCGTTCGCCGGCGACAGCGTCGCCTCCGGCGCGACGAGTTGGAACGTCGTCGTCGCGAGAGTCGTCTCCTCGTCCACCATGCCGTTCTCCGTCGTCAGCGTCAACTGCATCTCGTAGGCGTTCCGCTCGGTCTGGTCGTAGACGGAGAGGTCGGAGGTGTCGAGGACGAAGTAGACGGTGTCCCGTTCGAGGACCGGGAGCACGGTGACGTTCGCCTCGGCGTCCTCGGTGACGACGTACTCCTCCGCGTCGCGGTTCGGCCCCGGCGAGGCCTGCGTGAGGTTCAGCTTCACGC from the Halogeometricum rufum genome contains:
- a CDS encoding SPFH domain-containing protein produces the protein MDPVALQVGVISAYVVGLLVLLLAVVTVYQMVEIVDAYEKKALTVFGEYRKLLEPGINFIPPFVARTYAFDMRTQTLDVPRQEAITRDNSPVTADAVVYIKVMDARKAFLEVDDYKRAVSNLAQTTLRAVLGDMELDDTLNKRQEINARIRKELDEPTDEWGVRVESVEVREVNPSQDVQQAMEQQTSAERRRRAMILEAQGERRSAVEQAEGEKQSNIIRAQGEKQSQILEAQGDAISTVLRAKSAESMGERAIIEKGMETLEHIGQGESTTFVLPQELTSLLGRYGRQLTDSDVQESAGLDSLDFDAETRELIGLDDIEEILGQIDEAAEMNVEELEQEAQAIKEGADPDIKSADEVVAEADAQDKSDIKDPDDVVAEADGESGTTNADGTGDADGTEERETEKEV
- a CDS encoding NfeD family protein, coding for MSRSPLTAFLQLGVPPETLPYLLIVAGIGISLAEALAPGAHLVVLGVALLAAGLVGLLLGPAAGPIVLGVLVLVFGALALYGYRELDLYGGKGSGKTSDSSSLRGRTARVTERVTPTQGEVKLDEGGGFNPYYAARSVDGEIPEGSEVMVVDPGGGNVVTVESLESSLDDIDRELARERGRKRRDAADEDRDTETETERA
- a CDS encoding restriction endonuclease; protein product: MDKLPELEPEAFVSFLADLWEERGWDTSVKQRPDESYFIVGKRGDGKRGVLYVFPTLESHVKQKHVKQFVGFCRKKGIDVGVVATQGAYADPARKLAESKGIHLLDRETLAGTVEEGGFEHVLREYAGGGSSPLAGVLATLRSYGIPVPEALPFDLPSVDLQPLLDRLPFGDGDDGATGDADADGDAGGTPQSATGGDGGDGDGGDDDGGPALPGPLTSIPRPDVVLPVALLVLVVFLVGSAVGPALGLPVVGGTSGSGGEAMAVSALSTAGANATAEARWNARTTETLTVNGTTYDAPANETFVLVRMNVTNTGDSPMSLDESSLALDVAGDRYGYQPLNGTTGFAEGGLFAPDDTRAVWVAFSVPADAASGTLVVVADEPTVRFVRDRSIAPEAMEP
- a CDS encoding DUF7282 domain-containing protein codes for the protein MHSTRTLTALAAVLLLVAAAPAPAFALQTDEQTRPVSVDARTDSVAATDRTASDAPADPRRAVTAAGRGPTFAAQEDASGSFGGDNVTVTRGDEVTFTVKHSGPANLTIGGPNNGFNVRVALGGGGSSEITIDTYATTAADADEFVEGGDAEWVSDPLSKPVEPADYFMNVSVGGDERAVTTLTVVPRGETSAESFIAPVSFEPPASATGTESDANVGELTGVMTASNRLASGEYHVMRVHESGLETALNPSELSGDAASNGVKLNLTQASPGPNRDAEEYVVTEDAEANVTVLPVLERDTVYFVLDTSDLSVYDQTERNAYEMQLTLTTENGMVDEETTLATTTFQLVAPEATLSPANDSVHYPWENDTFAVRGTTTRAPNTTLEVRLRSPKPDAFLLIEDATVDGNREYRATFDLEGVTRGVNATLWTEGVRDSDPFFLQTAQEVSLVAPNPHVRFENQSPDGARVRVAKAELPDGGFVRVRDADGNAVGRSSYLAAGRHRNVTAELSLPLYDEQTLRAELVADDGDAAYSENDSAYRESGWVVNDTARVSFGSPPTETPSATTTTTATPTPTATPTPTATPYPVQSEAPLEPAGAASGTGVPLSPAVAVVAILAAAGLLVRRAEGGDDE